In a genomic window of Plectropomus leopardus isolate mb chromosome 6, YSFRI_Pleo_2.0, whole genome shotgun sequence:
- the LOC121944208 gene encoding C-X-C motif chemokine 2: MNLCQREETHNTLTSSLVLIKTTAKMTTKPLLLLAALTFCCCIASMHAFVGRCHCIRTSSRTIPIQLIKKIEVHPISGHCRWTEIIVTKKKGSKVCVDPNAKWVNNLLTKLQSKNKKPESTAASASSA; this comes from the exons ATGAATCTGTGTCAGAGGGAGGAG ACTCACAACACTCTCACATCCTCATTGGTGCTGATCAAAACAACCGCCAAGATGACGACTAAACCACTGCTTCTCCTGGCTGCGCTGACCTTCTGCTGCTGCATCGCCTCGATGCATG cttttgtgGGACGGTGTCACTGCATACGGACGAGCTCTCGTACTATCCCAATTCAGCTCATCAAGAAGATTGAGGTGCATCCTATTTCAGGACACTGTCGCTGGACTGAAATCAT AGTCACCAAGAAGAAAGGCTCTAAAGTTTGTGTTGATCCAAATGCAAAGTGGGTTAACAACCTGCTCACCAAATTGCAAAG taaaaacaaGAAGCCTGAATCAACTGCTGCCAGTGCTTCCAGTGCTTGA